Proteins encoded within one genomic window of Granulicella pectinivorans:
- a CDS encoding terminase, giving the protein MKRLTNDETDLLQIGREMDWPGAGIRAAKTLLKVRDRKGRLRPLVANRAQRAFEATRGRANIVLKARQMGVTTWVAGRFFLKTISACGVLTVQVAQTREAAEAIFEIVRRFWMHLPEEMKEGPLRLSRSNAGQMVFGELESEYRVVSASDENAGRGLTMQNLHCSEVARWPGDARATLAGLRAALAPGGEMVMESTPMGAYGAFYEEWCSGAGLVRHFLPWWWEEAYVAEPVFDWTPEERALGLTAEQIGFRRGLEASYRGLRSQEFAEDAETCFRATGECCFEVSAIEQRMAAVGDPLEVRRGGALLVWLPPVLGEEYLVGVDTAGGGASGDFAAVQVIERESGLQCAELKERLGALELARVVAALAREYGGAVVAVERNNHGAGVLAYLDATERYERVWAGRDGVAGWLTTAGSKPGMVSRMGALLVEAPWMFSSRRLLGECRTYVAFEGGRTGAANGGHDDCFMAMAVAQAVRAEMSCRTGTLRGRRAFTRPFTPSGGSPVGRE; this is encoded by the coding sequence GTGAAGCGGCTGACGAACGATGAGACGGACCTGTTGCAGATTGGGCGGGAGATGGATTGGCCGGGCGCGGGGATTCGTGCGGCGAAGACGTTGTTGAAGGTGCGGGACCGGAAGGGGAGGTTGCGGCCCCTGGTGGCGAACCGGGCGCAGAGGGCTTTTGAGGCAACTCGAGGGAGAGCGAACATCGTGCTGAAGGCGCGGCAGATGGGCGTGACGACGTGGGTGGCGGGACGGTTCTTCCTGAAGACGATCAGCGCTTGCGGGGTGTTGACGGTCCAGGTGGCGCAGACGCGGGAGGCGGCGGAGGCGATCTTCGAGATTGTGCGGCGGTTCTGGATGCATTTGCCGGAGGAGATGAAAGAGGGACCGCTGCGGTTGAGCCGGTCGAATGCGGGGCAGATGGTGTTTGGGGAGTTGGAGAGCGAGTATCGGGTGGTGAGCGCTTCGGATGAGAATGCGGGGCGTGGGTTGACGATGCAGAATCTGCATTGCAGCGAGGTGGCGCGGTGGCCGGGAGATGCGAGGGCTACGCTGGCGGGGTTGCGGGCGGCTCTGGCTCCGGGGGGAGAGATGGTGATGGAGTCGACGCCGATGGGGGCGTATGGAGCGTTCTATGAGGAGTGGTGTTCCGGGGCCGGGCTGGTAAGGCACTTTCTGCCGTGGTGGTGGGAGGAGGCCTATGTGGCGGAGCCGGTGTTCGACTGGACCCCGGAAGAGAGGGCGCTGGGGCTGACGGCGGAGCAGATCGGGTTTCGGCGAGGGCTGGAGGCGAGCTACCGGGGTCTGCGGTCGCAGGAGTTCGCGGAGGATGCGGAGACCTGCTTCCGGGCTACGGGGGAGTGTTGTTTCGAGGTTTCGGCCATTGAACAGCGAATGGCAGCGGTGGGAGATCCGCTGGAGGTTCGGCGGGGCGGAGCTCTTCTGGTTTGGCTGCCTCCGGTGTTGGGTGAGGAGTACCTAGTGGGGGTGGATACGGCCGGGGGTGGGGCGAGTGGGGACTTTGCCGCGGTGCAGGTAATCGAGCGGGAGAGCGGGTTGCAGTGCGCGGAGCTGAAGGAGAGGCTGGGGGCGCTGGAGCTGGCTCGGGTGGTGGCGGCTCTGGCCCGCGAGTATGGGGGAGCGGTTGTCGCGGTGGAGAGGAACAACCATGGGGCCGGGGTGCTGGCGTATCTGGATGCGACGGAGCGGTATGAGAGGGTTTGGGCGGGGCGGGATGGCGTGGCTGGGTGGCTGACGACGGCGGGGTCCAAGCCGGGGATGGTGAGCCGGATGGGGGCTCTGCTGGTGGAAGCGCCTTGGATGTTTTCTTCGAGGCGACTGCTGGGGGAGTGCCGGACGTATGTGGCATTTGAAGGAGGCAGGACGGGCGCGGCGAATGGCGGACATGACGATTGCTTTATGGCTATGGCGGTGGCCCAGGCGGTGAGGGCGGAGATGTCCTGCCGGACGGGCACCCTGCGCGGGCGGCGGGCGTTCACACGCCCTTTTACTCCTTCGGGTGGCTCTCCCGTTGGTCGAGAATAG
- a CDS encoding SGNH/GDSL hydrolase family protein, translating into MSKSMRWETLVKILLALAFGMVGMAGPRWVGTAYAMQIVTTTVADTVYHADGTAAAGTLVINWPTFTTMAGEVIQGGSQSTAIGAGGALSVALVPNVGATPIGTYYTVVYHLDDGSVQKEYWVVPLSASPVTLARVKNTVLPTSVAMQTVSKSYVDTAIVAAVTGHPLDSSPYVAKTGDTMTGPLVLPGDPVSGNQAADKHYVDASVAGIGGGTAGKVALVPSGTQVVAQPTGTDLEVNRLNGTEYASQYATVPNVNGIANATNSGDCTGASAAGLGCTVTVEPTVTGQENYLFKTGWGSQTHVQDMRLGGQHDTYFNPKNPADGSNESGQGIDVTTTDSTGTVAQAMATGALQSTALNVKHTALAGGSNLFSAELGSVPYFKTTYEGSEVVGVYNTQGQHVLAGLNTNCYAVGDCLIGAQFLHSMGGFRDNADEGTHPYDIEVREDPRVFTGQCSAGCTVGSQSVTVGSQTNGGTQGDGRYLIDKNPAGVISAGSLTGGSAGTIHPVATFTGSSFPVSTFFLSASLIPSQAHNVAPGTVTVPIATTGVPAGFSTNTAAAPGSSGIACIAGESTILSNWEMAPYTVVDGTHLQMTLLKPHGASSTIAMGGLCGYGLEQKVDTINGIRQVFPVVGSYAANGLYYAGSATAVVGQMGQTSAYANLTFPVVSAVRSGGVVTVTVPSTLGYDVSGLTMTVAGVTDSSYNGNFAVMSTSANTLTYTEAGANSTSAGGTISFVTGGYALYPMAEVLSVYNPATKSVDGLFTLAPNTVAWAANDPVEQPHYFQVKIGGDMAIISQYSPRPQIQQNTGYSYQDNVGPTMRGFTIQNLSAATNYFGNGGTRGYPDIAYVSQGIWNRDFDAQAGEQSVFSLHCNSKGCNRWDSAYNLFELDSSAGLDTMNYSPQTSTLGLSLRGTGYSFSPLAFTAGTANLTTLNVTNLNAAAMSTAAVNTGVVTATTLNGALDAGNVTTGTLSAARLPVMVGSGGSHAAGAVPDPGATAGTTRYLREDGTWVSPAGGVTSFNARTGAVAPASGDYGVAQVTGAAPLASPALTGTPTAPTAANGDNSTKVATTAFVGAALTTALTSVNTYTWNGDCLGYFTFQETTGAAMVDQCNTANVGAVSSTAPPVRTGNGYQFAYGNQADFPASVNNFGTMTMVVELPIYAYGSNPANQYTQNTILLGTHSTTNNVGADVLGKANVVNVGMYGATVAGYGSGSASAVSASDVFTGTQVITVVCPTGRGPQVYLGTTLILNDTTSGLSHACGGANPLPNGNYQLGSSSNTVTVALGNLALIGKVDLVRFSATNSMTAAQIAANVSLATQIATQRGIAMTGSPYVFPTAQYIAAGDSITCGYNLAGTPACGYLTTGAYSYAGTTSLPASMLNKAYGRQIYGATGALVQAQTAQIPWLYGPQSKSAAGSSIVSLFEGTNNFGAGLGQTAGQVWDLAVGWNRIEKAYGPRTFYISMISRGGSGGGGILNETSKNALASLARAGWKTAGYDAFDDMTADPLMGCDGCNANSYFTSDLTHPSIAGQARIALSVACTINWLDGSSPANFNPTAITASTYAATCADGGLNFNTASNSINATMNSALWQTGRQISMCNATTIGSNTLTLTAPSDFPFNNVAGNTTLTVPAGGCVELTSTFNGNSAAPGDYWATVR; encoded by the coding sequence ATGAGTAAGTCGATGCGGTGGGAGACGCTGGTGAAGATTCTGCTGGCGCTGGCGTTCGGGATGGTGGGGATGGCCGGTCCGCGATGGGTGGGGACGGCGTATGCGATGCAGATTGTAACCACTACTGTTGCCGATACCGTGTATCACGCGGATGGGACGGCGGCGGCGGGGACGTTGGTTATCAACTGGCCTACGTTTACGACGATGGCGGGTGAGGTGATCCAGGGCGGGAGTCAGTCGACGGCAATTGGGGCGGGAGGCGCGCTGAGTGTTGCGCTGGTTCCGAATGTGGGGGCTACTCCGATTGGGACGTACTACACGGTGGTGTATCACCTGGACGATGGGAGCGTGCAGAAGGAGTATTGGGTTGTTCCGTTGAGTGCGAGCCCGGTGACTCTCGCACGGGTGAAGAATACGGTGCTGCCGACTTCGGTTGCGATGCAGACGGTAAGCAAGAGCTATGTGGATACGGCGATTGTGGCGGCGGTGACGGGGCATCCGCTGGACTCTTCGCCGTACGTGGCGAAGACGGGCGACACGATGACGGGTCCGCTGGTGCTGCCGGGCGATCCGGTGAGCGGGAACCAGGCCGCGGACAAGCACTATGTGGATGCGAGTGTTGCGGGTATCGGGGGTGGAACGGCGGGCAAGGTAGCGCTGGTGCCGAGCGGGACGCAGGTGGTGGCGCAGCCGACGGGAACGGACCTCGAGGTGAACCGGTTGAACGGGACCGAGTATGCGAGCCAGTATGCGACGGTGCCGAATGTGAATGGGATTGCGAACGCCACGAACTCCGGCGATTGCACGGGCGCGAGTGCGGCTGGGCTGGGATGCACGGTGACGGTGGAGCCCACGGTGACGGGGCAGGAGAACTACCTGTTCAAGACGGGATGGGGGAGCCAGACGCATGTGCAGGATATGCGGCTGGGCGGTCAGCACGATACGTACTTCAATCCGAAGAATCCGGCGGACGGGAGCAATGAGTCCGGCCAGGGCATCGATGTGACGACGACGGACAGCACGGGGACGGTGGCGCAGGCTATGGCTACGGGTGCGCTGCAGTCGACGGCGCTGAACGTGAAGCATACGGCGCTGGCGGGTGGATCGAACCTGTTTTCGGCGGAGCTGGGCAGTGTTCCGTACTTCAAGACGACGTATGAAGGCTCCGAGGTGGTGGGCGTTTACAACACGCAGGGGCAGCATGTTCTGGCGGGGCTGAACACAAACTGCTATGCGGTGGGCGACTGTTTGATTGGGGCGCAGTTCCTGCATTCGATGGGCGGTTTTCGGGACAATGCCGATGAAGGCACGCATCCGTACGACATCGAGGTGCGCGAGGATCCGAGGGTGTTTACGGGACAGTGCTCGGCGGGGTGCACGGTGGGATCGCAGAGCGTGACGGTGGGGTCGCAGACAAATGGCGGGACACAGGGGGATGGACGCTACCTGATCGATAAGAATCCGGCGGGGGTGATCTCTGCTGGGTCGCTGACGGGCGGGAGTGCGGGCACGATCCATCCGGTGGCTACGTTTACGGGCAGTTCGTTTCCGGTGAGCACGTTCTTTCTGTCGGCTTCGTTGATTCCTTCGCAGGCGCACAACGTCGCTCCGGGTACGGTGACGGTGCCGATTGCGACGACGGGCGTTCCTGCGGGGTTTTCGACGAATACGGCGGCGGCGCCGGGCAGCTCGGGAATTGCGTGTATCGCGGGTGAGTCGACGATCCTGTCGAACTGGGAGATGGCTCCCTACACGGTGGTCGATGGGACGCATCTGCAGATGACGCTGCTGAAGCCGCATGGCGCGAGCTCGACGATTGCGATGGGCGGATTGTGCGGGTATGGGCTGGAGCAGAAGGTCGATACGATCAACGGGATACGCCAGGTGTTCCCGGTGGTGGGATCGTATGCCGCGAACGGGTTGTACTATGCGGGGTCGGCGACGGCGGTCGTGGGACAGATGGGGCAGACCTCCGCGTATGCGAATCTGACCTTTCCGGTGGTGTCGGCGGTGCGGAGCGGGGGTGTGGTGACGGTGACGGTGCCTTCGACCCTGGGCTATGACGTGTCGGGGTTGACGATGACGGTGGCGGGGGTGACGGACTCCAGCTACAACGGCAACTTCGCGGTGATGTCGACGAGCGCGAATACGCTGACGTACACGGAGGCCGGCGCGAACAGCACAAGCGCGGGCGGCACGATCTCATTTGTGACGGGTGGGTATGCGCTGTATCCGATGGCGGAGGTGCTGAGCGTCTACAACCCGGCGACGAAGAGCGTGGATGGGTTGTTTACGCTGGCTCCGAATACGGTGGCGTGGGCGGCGAACGATCCGGTGGAGCAGCCGCACTACTTCCAGGTGAAGATCGGTGGGGATATGGCGATCATCTCGCAGTATTCGCCGAGGCCGCAGATTCAGCAGAACACGGGGTACAGCTACCAGGACAACGTGGGTCCGACGATGCGGGGGTTCACGATTCAGAACCTGTCCGCGGCGACGAACTACTTCGGCAATGGAGGGACGCGCGGGTATCCGGACATTGCGTATGTGTCGCAGGGTATCTGGAACAGGGACTTCGATGCGCAGGCGGGCGAGCAGTCGGTGTTCTCGCTGCACTGCAACTCGAAGGGATGCAACCGGTGGGATTCGGCGTACAACCTGTTTGAGCTGGACAGCTCGGCTGGGCTGGACACGATGAACTACTCGCCGCAGACGAGTACGCTGGGGCTTTCGCTGCGGGGCACGGGGTACAGTTTTTCGCCGCTGGCTTTTACGGCAGGCACCGCGAATCTTACGACGCTGAATGTGACGAACCTGAACGCGGCGGCGATGAGCACGGCGGCGGTGAATACGGGCGTGGTGACGGCGACGACGCTGAACGGTGCGCTGGATGCGGGGAATGTGACGACTGGAACACTGAGCGCGGCGCGGTTGCCGGTGATGGTCGGTTCGGGTGGATCGCATGCGGCGGGTGCGGTTCCGGATCCGGGTGCTACTGCGGGGACGACGCGGTATCTGCGTGAGGATGGGACCTGGGTTTCGCCGGCGGGCGGCGTGACCTCGTTCAATGCGCGGACGGGTGCAGTGGCACCGGCGAGCGGCGACTATGGCGTGGCGCAGGTGACGGGCGCGGCACCGCTGGCTTCGCCGGCGTTGACGGGGACACCTACGGCTCCCACGGCGGCGAATGGGGATAACAGCACGAAGGTGGCGACGACGGCTTTTGTGGGCGCGGCTCTTACCACCGCGCTGACGAGTGTGAACACGTATACGTGGAACGGCGACTGCCTGGGGTACTTCACGTTCCAGGAGACGACGGGCGCGGCGATGGTGGACCAGTGCAACACGGCGAATGTGGGAGCGGTCTCGAGCACGGCTCCGCCGGTGCGAACCGGGAATGGTTATCAGTTCGCGTACGGGAATCAGGCGGACTTTCCAGCGTCGGTGAACAACTTCGGCACGATGACGATGGTGGTGGAGCTTCCGATCTATGCGTATGGGTCGAATCCGGCGAACCAGTACACGCAGAATACGATTCTGCTGGGGACGCACTCCACGACGAACAACGTGGGCGCGGATGTGCTGGGCAAGGCCAACGTGGTGAATGTGGGGATGTATGGGGCGACGGTCGCGGGGTACGGCTCGGGCAGCGCAAGTGCCGTGAGTGCGAGTGACGTGTTTACCGGGACGCAGGTGATTACGGTGGTTTGTCCGACGGGACGAGGCCCGCAGGTTTACCTGGGGACGACGCTGATTCTGAACGATACGACTTCGGGTTTGTCGCATGCGTGCGGTGGGGCGAATCCGCTGCCGAATGGCAATTACCAACTGGGGAGCTCGAGCAATACGGTGACGGTCGCGCTTGGCAACCTTGCGTTGATCGGGAAGGTCGACCTGGTGCGCTTTTCGGCGACGAACAGCATGACGGCGGCGCAGATTGCGGCGAACGTAAGCCTGGCGACGCAGATTGCGACGCAACGGGGGATTGCGATGACGGGGTCGCCGTATGTGTTTCCCACGGCGCAGTATATTGCGGCGGGCGACTCGATCACGTGCGGCTATAACCTGGCGGGGACGCCGGCGTGCGGGTATCTGACGACGGGAGCGTACTCCTATGCGGGTACGACGTCACTGCCTGCTTCGATGTTGAACAAGGCCTATGGAAGGCAGATCTACGGGGCGACGGGAGCACTGGTTCAGGCGCAGACCGCTCAGATTCCGTGGCTGTATGGGCCACAGTCGAAGAGCGCCGCGGGTTCGTCGATCGTGTCGCTGTTCGAAGGGACGAACAACTTCGGGGCCGGGCTGGGGCAGACGGCGGGGCAGGTGTGGGATCTGGCGGTGGGGTGGAACCGGATCGAGAAGGCGTATGGGCCGAGGACGTTCTACATCAGCATGATTTCGCGGGGAGGCAGCGGGGGCGGCGGCATCCTGAACGAGACCTCGAAGAATGCGCTGGCTTCGCTGGCAAGGGCTGGATGGAAGACGGCGGGGTATGACGCGTTTGACGATATGACGGCGGACCCTCTGATGGGGTGCGACGGGTGCAATGCGAACTCCTACTTTACGAGCGATCTGACGCATCCGAGCATTGCGGGGCAGGCGCGGATCGCGCTGAGCGTGGCGTGCACGATCAACTGGCTGGATGGGTCTTCGCCGGCGAACTTCAATCCGACGGCGATTACGGCATCGACGTACGCGGCTACGTGCGCGGATGGCGGGCTGAACTTCAATACGGCGAGCAACAGCATCAACGCGACGATGAACTCGGCGCTGTGGCAGACGGGGCGGCAGATCTCGATGTGCAACGCGACGACGATAGGGAGCAATACGCTGACGCTGACGGCTCCGAGCGACTTTCCGTTCAACAACGTGGCGGGCAATACGACGCTGACGGTGCCGGCGGGAGGATGCGTGGAGTTGACGTCGACGTTCAATGGAAACTCGGCGGCGCCGGGGGACTACTGGGCTACGGTGCGGTAA
- the glyA gene encoding serine hydroxymethyltransferase — protein sequence MSIDLNATLSASDPEIAAQIENEIARQHEGLEMIASENFVSRAVLEAAGTVFTNKYAEGYPGKRYYGGCEYADIVENIARDRAKQLFGAAHVNVQPHAGSQANAAAMMTLLTPGDTILGLDLAHGGHLTHGHKLNFSGKLYRVVGYKVRQDTETIDYDELEAIAVLEKPKVIIGGGSAYPRQFDFARMRAIADKVGAYLMVDMAHFAGLVAGGAHPSPIPHAHVVTTTTHKTLRGPRSGMILCQPEFAAGIDRSVFPGQQGGPLMHIIAAKAVAFREALQPEFAAYAHQVVANAKVLAEAVAAEGYRIISGGTDTHLMLIDVFSKGMYGSEAEVALGAAGITVNKNAIPYDTNPPMKPSGIRIGTPALTTRGMKEAEMRIIAGWIAEALEHRNDPQKLADIHGRVTELAEAFPLYGFLRA from the coding sequence ATGTCGATTGACCTGAACGCAACCCTCTCCGCCTCCGACCCCGAGATCGCAGCACAGATCGAGAACGAAATCGCCCGTCAGCATGAGGGGCTGGAGATGATTGCGTCGGAAAACTTCGTCAGCCGTGCCGTCCTCGAAGCCGCCGGTACCGTCTTCACCAACAAGTACGCCGAAGGCTACCCCGGCAAGCGCTACTACGGCGGTTGTGAGTACGCCGACATCGTCGAGAACATCGCCCGCGACCGCGCCAAGCAGCTCTTCGGCGCCGCGCACGTCAACGTGCAGCCCCACGCCGGCTCGCAGGCCAACGCCGCCGCCATGATGACCCTCCTCACCCCCGGCGACACCATCCTCGGCCTCGACCTCGCCCACGGCGGACACCTCACCCACGGCCACAAGCTCAACTTCTCCGGCAAGCTCTACCGCGTCGTCGGCTACAAGGTCCGTCAGGATACCGAGACCATCGACTACGACGAGCTCGAAGCCATCGCCGTCCTCGAAAAGCCCAAGGTCATCATCGGCGGAGGCTCCGCCTACCCGCGCCAGTTCGACTTCGCCCGCATGCGTGCCATCGCCGACAAGGTCGGTGCCTATCTCATGGTGGACATGGCCCACTTCGCCGGCCTCGTCGCCGGGGGAGCGCACCCCTCGCCCATCCCGCACGCGCACGTCGTCACCACCACCACTCACAAGACCCTCCGCGGGCCTCGCAGCGGCATGATTCTCTGCCAGCCGGAGTTCGCTGCCGGCATCGACCGCAGCGTCTTCCCCGGGCAGCAGGGTGGCCCTCTCATGCACATCATCGCGGCCAAGGCCGTGGCCTTCCGAGAGGCACTCCAGCCTGAGTTCGCCGCCTACGCCCACCAGGTCGTCGCCAACGCCAAGGTCCTCGCCGAGGCGGTCGCCGCAGAGGGTTACCGCATCATCTCCGGCGGAACCGACACCCATCTCATGCTCATCGACGTCTTCTCCAAGGGCATGTACGGCTCCGAGGCCGAGGTCGCTCTCGGCGCGGCCGGCATCACCGTCAACAAGAACGCCATCCCCTACGACACCAACCCTCCCATGAAGCCCAGCGGCATCCGCATCGGCACGCCGGCCCTCACCACGCGCGGCATGAAGGAAGCGGAGATGCGCATCATCGCGGGTTGGATCGCCGAAGCGCTCGAGCACCGCAACGATCCCCAAAAGCTCGCCGACATCCACGGCCGGGTTACCGAGCTCGCCGAAGCCTTCCCGCTCTACGGATTTCTCCGCGCCTAA
- a CDS encoding alpha/beta hydrolase family protein — MLSQLYAKWMVSWETALTTRDTNRIVRPLEWGFDWLEGFDPDASNPNDLQRMIAANQDIVARSEEFFAYATPTDFRLEQRHPQLFPTNVRPETLAQDADWKHRASTGELPTEPFLRFTSPVRTPYPENDQVNARWYPCTPEQQAGKPKQAMIVMPQWNADAFSHNALCTLFNRFGISCLRLSKPYHDIRRPAELERSDYAVSANIGRTLSACRQAVVDIRSCIDWLQVQGYEQFGVLGTSLGSCYAFIAAAHDPRIDVCAFNHASTWFGDVVWTGQSTRHIRAAFEQANLTQSLVRELFLGVSPMAFMEKFAASPKRVLVVHATYDLTFLREFSLDVLKNFDLHHVDYVSKVLPCGHYTTGETPYKYIDGWYLGSFIYQSFKRLAQKVAT; from the coding sequence ATGCTCTCCCAGCTTTACGCCAAGTGGATGGTCTCCTGGGAGACTGCCCTCACCACACGCGATACAAACCGCATCGTCCGTCCCCTCGAATGGGGCTTTGACTGGCTCGAAGGCTTCGATCCAGACGCCTCCAACCCCAACGATCTCCAACGCATGATCGCCGCCAACCAGGACATCGTCGCGCGTTCCGAAGAGTTCTTCGCCTACGCCACACCCACTGACTTCCGCCTCGAACAACGCCATCCGCAGCTCTTTCCCACCAACGTCCGTCCCGAAACACTCGCGCAGGACGCCGATTGGAAGCACCGCGCCTCGACTGGCGAGCTCCCCACCGAGCCCTTTCTCCGCTTCACCTCGCCCGTGCGCACGCCCTATCCGGAGAACGATCAGGTCAATGCCCGCTGGTACCCCTGTACGCCTGAACAGCAGGCCGGCAAGCCCAAACAGGCCATGATCGTCATGCCCCAGTGGAACGCCGACGCCTTCTCGCACAACGCTCTCTGCACGCTCTTCAACCGATTCGGAATTAGCTGTTTACGCCTCTCAAAGCCGTACCACGACATCCGCCGTCCGGCTGAGCTCGAACGCTCCGACTACGCCGTCTCCGCCAATATCGGGCGCACCCTCTCCGCCTGCCGCCAGGCCGTCGTCGATATCCGCAGTTGTATCGATTGGCTCCAGGTGCAGGGCTACGAGCAGTTCGGCGTCCTCGGCACATCGCTTGGTTCCTGCTACGCCTTCATCGCCGCGGCCCACGACCCGCGCATCGACGTCTGTGCCTTCAACCATGCCTCGACGTGGTTTGGAGACGTCGTCTGGACCGGCCAGAGCACACGTCACATCCGCGCTGCCTTCGAGCAGGCCAACCTGACGCAATCGCTTGTACGGGAGTTGTTCCTGGGAGTCAGCCCCATGGCGTTTATGGAGAAGTTCGCCGCTTCACCCAAGCGGGTTCTGGTCGTTCACGCTACCTACGACCTCACGTTCCTCAGGGAGTTCTCTCTCGACGTGCTCAAGAACTTCGACCTGCACCACGTGGACTATGTTTCAAAGGTCCTGCCCTGTGGCCACTACACCACAGGAGAAACGCCTTACAAATACATCGACGGCTGGTACTTGGGTTCTTTCATCTACCAAAGCTTCAAGCGCCTGGCGCAAAAGGTCGCGACTTAA
- a CDS encoding DUF4126 family protein: protein MAVTVMTWLFAFPLLGFATGMRTMTPIAVLCWFAYFKYLPLQGTWGSWAAMLVSACIFTVFAFGEWIGDKLPQTPNRTDAFPLIARLTFGGLVGALAATGVRGPAIEGLILGVLGAAIGTFVGFMLRRSFAQHCGRDLPVAIIEDGIALLFAALSLHMITS from the coding sequence ATGGCAGTTACCGTGATGACCTGGCTCTTTGCCTTCCCCCTGCTCGGGTTCGCCACCGGCATGCGCACCATGACGCCCATCGCGGTCCTCTGCTGGTTTGCTTACTTCAAGTACCTCCCGCTTCAGGGCACGTGGGGCTCGTGGGCCGCGATGCTGGTCTCCGCCTGCATCTTCACCGTCTTCGCCTTCGGCGAGTGGATCGGCGACAAGCTCCCCCAGACGCCCAACCGCACCGACGCCTTTCCCCTTATCGCACGCCTCACCTTCGGTGGTCTGGTGGGTGCTCTCGCCGCCACCGGCGTCCGTGGCCCGGCCATCGAAGGCCTCATCCTCGGCGTACTCGGAGCCGCCATTGGAACCTTCGTCGGTTTCATGCTGCGCCGCTCCTTCGCGCAACACTGCGGGCGCGATCTGCCCGTGGCCATCATCGAAGACGGCATCGCCCTCCTCTTCGCGGCTCTCTCCCTGCACATGATCACCAGCTAG
- a CDS encoding sigma factor-like helix-turn-helix DNA-binding protein: MRAAVAVLPVVWAYAETAAAEGRKGPARLVLEAPEERKVPEEMAFYRKYTEGLLRRYVKMSMEAGRAPSLLGREMFRGNVTHYKVRGFDDVVIFVHDVGQCLEKLDTGQMQLIRRIAMQEYTQGEVSVRLRMSLATVKRQYGKALDVLTGHFLEKGLLQPKMSCQ, translated from the coding sequence ATGAGGGCGGCTGTGGCGGTTTTGCCGGTGGTTTGGGCGTATGCGGAGACGGCGGCTGCGGAGGGCCGGAAGGGGCCGGCGCGGCTGGTTCTGGAGGCTCCTGAGGAGCGCAAGGTGCCGGAGGAGATGGCCTTCTACCGGAAGTACACGGAGGGGCTTCTCAGGCGGTACGTGAAGATGTCGATGGAGGCGGGGAGAGCCCCGTCTTTATTGGGCCGGGAGATGTTTCGGGGCAATGTGACGCACTACAAAGTGAGGGGTTTCGACGATGTGGTGATCTTCGTCCACGATGTGGGCCAATGTCTGGAAAAGCTGGACACGGGACAGATGCAACTGATTCGGCGGATTGCCATGCAGGAATATACACAGGGCGAGGTGTCGGTTCGGCTGCGGATGAGCCTGGCGACGGTGAAGCGTCAGTATGGAAAGGCGCTGGATGTGCTGACGGGTCACTTTCTGGAAAAGGGGCTTTTGCAGCCCAAAATGAGCTGTCAATAG